The proteins below are encoded in one region of Hordeum vulgare subsp. vulgare chromosome 3H, MorexV3_pseudomolecules_assembly, whole genome shotgun sequence:
- the LOC123443407 gene encoding beta-glucosidase 10-like, protein MRPLRAVALLLVAAAAAAAAPPWVGSGQDYSSVSKDDFPRDFSFGASTSAYQWEGAAAEDGRTPSVWDTFAHARAGDGSVNGDVAADGYHKYKEDIKLMKETGLDAYRFSISWSRLIPNGRREINPKGVEYYNNLINELLDHGIQPHATIFQYDLPQILEDEYGGWLSPQIIGDFTAYADVCFREFGDRVTNWTTLNEPNALVSLGYDAGIGPPGRCSKPFGFANCSFGGSVNEPYIVAHNCLLAHSSAVSLYRRKYQAKQHGLIGMNMVINNVIPYTNSTEDIAAAERAQAFYTGWFLNPLYYGDYPLVMKENTGSKLPKFSRSQSKQLINSMDFLGINYYTFLYVKDDPHHAPSNKRDFRADMAAKSIFSSNSTTGFNVPGYGIQQVLEHLKQSYGNPPIYIHENGYPMHQDVVFDDGPRVEFLSEHLKNLLIALRNGSNTRGYFAWSLMDLYELLSVGDTYGLYYVDFADEDLKRYPRRSAIWYKDFLKGRRTKRFSDH, encoded by the exons ATGAGGCCTCTGCGCGCCGTTGCTCTGCTCCTCGTCGCGgcggcggccgcggccgcggcgCCGCCGTGGGTGGGGAGCGGCCAGGACTACAGCTCGGTCAGCAAAGACGACTTCCCCAGGGACTTCAGCTTCGGGGCTAGCACATCTGCTTATCAG TGGGAAGGCGCGGCGGCGGAGGACGGCCGGACTCCCAGCGTCTGGGATACCTTCGCTCATGCCCGCGCCG GTGATGGCTCTGTAAACGGTGATGTGGCAGCTGACGGCTACCACAAGTACAAG GAGGATATCAAATTAATGAAGGAGACCGGGCTGGATGCTTATAGATTCTCTATCTCTTGGTCAAGGCTTATTCCTA ATGGAAGAAGAGAAATCAATCCAAAAGGAGTAGAATACTATAATAATCTCATCAATGAACTTCTTGATCATG GAATTCAACCACATGCAACGATTTTCCAATATGATCTTCCTCAGATCCTTGAAGATGAATATGGTGGATGGTTGAGCCCCCAAATAAT TGGTGATTTCACAGCATATGCAGATGTGTGCTTTAGGGAATTTGGGGATAGGGTTACCAATTGGACTACTCTAAATGAACCTAACGCTTTAGTTTCGCTTGGCTATGATGCTGGTATTGGGCCACCAGGGAGATGTTCTAAACCATTTGGGTTTGCTAACTGTTCCTTTGGGGGCTCTGTAAACGAGCCATACATTGTAGCTCATAATTGCTTATTGGCTCATAGTTCAGCTGTGTCACTATACAGAAGAAAGTATCAG GCAAAGCAACACGGACTTATTGGCATGAATATGGTTATAAATAACGTAATACCTTATACAAATTCAACGGAAGATATTGCTGCAGCGGAAAGAGCACAAGCCTTCTACACAGGCTG GTTTTTGAATCCTCTCTATTATGGAGACTACCCACTTGTGATGAAGGAGAATACCGGCTCCAAGTTGCCAAAATTTTCTCGAAGCCAGTCTAAACAGCTAATCAACTCTATGGACTTTCTTggtatcaattactacacatttttgtaTGTGAAGGATGACCCGCATCATGCTCCTAGCAACAAAAGGGATTTCAGGGCTGATATGGCTGCTAAATCAATAT TTTCAAGCAATTCTACCACCGGG TTCAATGTGCCAGGTTATGGTATACAACAAGTGCTTGAACATTTGAAGCAATCTTATGGTAATCCTCCAATCTATATCCATGAGAATG GGTATCCAATGCATCAAGATGTGGTATTTGATGATGGCCCTAGGGTGGAATTCTTGAGTGAACATCTTAAAAACCTGCTTATTGCTCTCAG GAATGGTTCGAATACTAGGGGCTACTTTGCGTGGTCGCTGATGGATTTATATGAACTACTTAGTGTCGGGGACACGTATGGGCTCTATTAcgtggattttgctgatgaggatCTCAAGAGGTACCCAAGGAGATCTGCTATTTGGTACAAGGATTTTCTCAAGGGGAGGCGCACCAAGAGATTCTCCGATCACTAG